A stretch of DNA from Candidatus Dadabacteria bacterium:
GGGTCGGTGTGCGGAGAAACTATGAAACGGGCCCCGCAGTCACTCATCCGTTCGGCGGAATCACGGTCAAGAACCGTACCCGCCCCGACGCATATTCCGTCCTGCGAGGCAAGTTCCCGAAGAAGCCTTTCAGAACCCGGAGAGATTGATATGACTTCTATAATTCTTATCCCGCCGTCGACGCATCCCCTTGCGAATTCAAGAGATTTTTCATAACTGGCGGACCTGATAACGGCCACGACCCTGTTTTTCCTCATAAACTCAATCACAGTTTTCTCCATGGCGCGCGGTTTGAGACTTAAAAACTTTTAAGGTACACTGAGACTGGCCTGTTTTAATCCCCCCAAAGGGGCAAATTATGAAGAATTCGGAACTCAGAACCGAAAACAAGATATCGCAATTCATAAAAAGAAGCAAAGAACTGGGGCTTAAGGTAACTCCTCAGAGAATAGCGATATACAGGGAGCTCGCGGGAAGCATGCAGCACCCGAGCACCGAGATGATCTACAAGAACATAAAGGACTACTATCCGAACATATCCCTTACCACCGTGTACAGAACGCTTGAGACATTCGAGCGAATGGGACTCATATCAGTAGTTAACACCTTGTATCACGCCGCAAGATACGACGCCAACATGGAACCCCACCACCATGTCGTATGCGTAAAATGCAAAAAGATAGAGGACATCTACGACGATTCCATGGCTTACTCGGAACTTGACCCGCAAATAGACAACTACAAGATTCTTGGATACTCGGTGCTTTTCAGCGGAATCTGCGAGGAATGCAAAGCCCTTAACAACTGACCGAAAACGGGCTGTTTCTTGCAAGGCCGCCTAAAAGAGCGGAAAAATGAAAATCCCGCAAGGCTTTGAACGAGCCATAAACTTCAGTCTTCTGGATTCCATATTCT
This window harbors:
- a CDS encoding transcriptional repressor; its protein translation is MKNSELRTENKISQFIKRSKELGLKVTPQRIAIYRELAGSMQHPSTEMIYKNIKDYYPNISLTTVYRTLETFERMGLISVVNTLYHAARYDANMEPHHHVVCVKCKKIEDIYDDSMAYSELDPQIDNYKILGYSVLFSGICEECKALNN